The window AGTCGGTGACGACGAACCCCGCGTTGACACGGGAGATCCTCGACACCGCGGAGCTTCGCGGCGTCATCGAGCGCGAGGAGGGGCGACTCCGGACGCGACGCGGCGGCACCTTCGTCCGGTTCGAACGCCAGGTCGTCGAACGCGAGGGCGACTACGAGTGCCGCCGCTGCGGGGCCGGCCTCTCGACGGGACACTTCGTCAGATTCGAGTCCGGCGAACTCGGCCCGTTCGGGCCCTCCTGCGTGCGGAAGGTCCTCGGACGGGAGTGAGGGGCCGCCTCCGACGCGCTCACCGACCGCGGCGGAGCTCTTCTATGAGCTGTTCGACCAGTTCGCGCTGCGCCTGCAGCTCCGCGTTCTGGCGCTCGACCGTCTCGCGGAGGTCCGCGAGTTCGTCGAGGATCCGCTCGTCGGCCGCGGGCGCCGCCGACTCGAACCCGGATCCCGCGAAACCGGCGTTCGCTCGCTTTTGTGCCGGAGTCTCCTCCGGCCCCGACCGCTCCCCGCCCGTCCCGGCCTCTTCCGCACTCGCTCGCGAGCGTTCGTCGTGGGTCGTCTCCTCGGGGGACCCACGAGCCTGGTCGGCCGCGGCGGGCCCGGTCGCCTCGGGGGCCGGCGTCGTCCGATCCTCCTCGGCCGCTCGTGGGGCGCCCGACTGCGACGACGCGGCGTCGCCGGAATCGGTCCTCGTGCCGTCGGCGCCCGCTCCGCTGATCGGCTCGTTCTTCCGCTGCGGCTCGCCCTCCGATGCCGCTCTCGGCCCGTCTCCAGGTGTCGGTTCCGACCCGTTTCTCGACGCGGGTTCGGACTCCGTTCTCGACGTCTCCTCCGGGCCACTCCCCCTCGTCTGTCCCTCCGAGAGCGGGTCGGCCTCGGCCTCCGCGTCCGTCGGTCGCTCGACCTGCCGGGCGACGGCGTCGGGTGTTCCGGCCGTCGATTCGGCTTCGCTCTCGCCTCCGTCGTCCGAACGCGTCGCGTTCTCCGGCAGCTCCTCGGGCTCGGCGGGGTCGGCGATCAGCGGGTCGGGGCCGTCGCCGAAGGAGACGTCCCGTCCCTGCGCGTCGTCGGCCGCCTCCTCCGGCTCGTCCTCGTCGGGCTCGGCGGCGGCGCGGAGTTCCTCGACCGAATTGACCTCCCAGTGGGAGAGAAGCGAGGTCTCCAGGGCGGCGCGGACCGCCCGGGCCTCGTCGTTCGGGGCCTTGAACCGTTCCTGTCGGCCGTTCACCGTCAGGACGACGGAGGTGGCGACGCTGCCGTCCTCGAAGTCGAGGTCGCTCACGTCGTCGTAGTGGTAGGTCTCGCAGTCCTCGTCCCACAGGTTCGCGCCGAT is drawn from Halobellus limi and contains these coding sequences:
- a CDS encoding DUF5830 family protein — its product is MLAHIERESLSLSEAVDRIESVTTNPALTREILDTAELRGVIEREEGRLRTRRGGTFVRFERQVVEREGDYECRRCGAGLSTGHFVRFESGELGPFGPSCVRKVLGRE
- a CDS encoding DUF7115 domain-containing protein, which codes for MSQPEIVQADLADEDVVARVDLGGEDELYVTPTRTLLYRAEGLLSDESVEEYPHEAERITVSEGRRKAKVTLDYGLDGEKTISLPAKRLERALQPIVEGVLKANGVLEADEPMERLFRFSELTIAIAGERVVRHIGANLWDEDCETYHYDDVSDLDFEDGSVATSVVLTVNGRQERFKAPNDEARAVRAALETSLLSHWEVNSVEELRAAAEPDEDEPEEAADDAQGRDVSFGDGPDPLIADPAEPEELPENATRSDDGGESEAESTAGTPDAVARQVERPTDAEAEADPLSEGQTRGSGPEETSRTESEPASRNGSEPTPGDGPRAASEGEPQRKNEPISGAGADGTRTDSGDAASSQSGAPRAAEEDRTTPAPEATGPAAADQARGSPEETTHDERSRASAEEAGTGGERSGPEETPAQKRANAGFAGSGFESAAPAADERILDELADLRETVERQNAELQAQRELVEQLIEELRRGR